A genomic window from Azotosporobacter soli includes:
- a CDS encoding aspartate carbamoyltransferase catalytic subunit has product MAKGNVSLRGKDILGLETMSQAEIELVLDTAKEMKTIIDRDIKKVPTLRGKSVVNLFFEPSTRTRTSFELAGKYLGADVVNITTSASSLVKGESLRDTLYTVEAMGVDAIVMRHEAEGAAQFAAGISKAAIINAGDGAHAHPTQGLLDMFTIREQKQSLSGLKVAIIGDIRHSRVARSNIWGLTKMGAEVHLFGPRTLLPQELEACGAHVHKRIEDALDGADVVNVLRIQRERQQKGLFPSAREYARLFGINQKRLALAKEDAIVMHPGPMNRGLEIAPDVAYGARSLIQEQVKNGLAVRMALLFLVLMGGKQVETLA; this is encoded by the coding sequence ATGGCAAAAGGTAACGTGTCGCTGCGCGGCAAAGACATTCTGGGATTGGAGACGATGTCGCAGGCTGAAATCGAATTGGTGTTGGATACGGCAAAGGAAATGAAAACGATCATTGACCGCGATATCAAGAAAGTGCCGACATTGCGCGGCAAATCGGTCGTAAATCTGTTCTTTGAACCGAGCACGCGTACGCGCACCTCGTTTGAACTGGCCGGAAAATATCTCGGCGCTGATGTGGTGAATATTACGACGAGCGCCAGCAGCCTAGTCAAAGGCGAAAGCTTGCGTGATACGCTGTATACGGTTGAAGCGATGGGCGTCGACGCGATTGTGATGCGTCATGAAGCCGAAGGCGCAGCGCAGTTTGCGGCGGGGATTTCAAAAGCGGCAATCATCAATGCCGGTGACGGCGCGCATGCGCACCCGACGCAAGGATTGTTGGACATGTTTACGATTCGCGAGCAGAAACAATCGCTGAGCGGTTTGAAAGTTGCAATCATCGGTGATATCCGCCATAGCCGCGTAGCTCGTTCGAATATCTGGGGCTTGACGAAAATGGGTGCCGAGGTGCATCTGTTCGGGCCGCGCACGCTGCTGCCGCAAGAATTGGAAGCCTGCGGCGCGCACGTACACAAACGAATTGAAGATGCGCTCGACGGCGCGGATGTCGTCAATGTGCTGCGCATCCAGCGCGAACGGCAGCAAAAAGGGTTGTTTCCGTCGGCGCGCGAATATGCGCGGCTGTTCGGAATCAACCAAAAGCGGCTGGCGCTGGCAAAAGAAGATGCGATTGTCATGCATCCGGGACCGATGAATCGTGGCCTGGAAATTGCGCCGGATGTGGCGTATGGTGCACGCTCGCTGATTCAAGAACAGGTCAAAAACGGCCTGGCGGTACGGATGGCGCTGTTATTCTTAGTACTGATGGGAGGGAAACAAGTTGAAACACTTGCTTAA